TGGATGTTGGCATACCATGTTCTTTGCGAAAGACTGAGCAAGGCAGGGGCGGAGACCCTCCTTGATGAAGTGACGGAGCGCAAAAGCATCCTTGTTGGTGTCACCAGAAGCAAAGCCCTGGTAGGCCATGTCGAAGAAGGGGTAGTGGTCGCCCTCCTTGACAGCCTCAGCAATCTTCAACCACTGCTCCTCGGTGGGGTCAACACCAGTGGGGTTGTGGGCGCAGGCGTGGAGCAGAACGATGCTGTTCTTGGGCATGGCCTTGATGTCGGCAACCATGCCGTCAAAGTCGAGGCCAATGGTGTCCTTGTTGTAGTACCTGTACTTCTCGACCTTGAGGCCAGAGTCCTTGAAGACGGCCGCGTGGTTCGCCCACGAGGGAGTGGGAATGTAGATGGACTTTGCATGGGGGTAGTGGCGCTCAAGGAAGGCGCCACCGATGCGGAGGGCACCGGTGCCGGAGATGGTCTGGGTGACGGCGACGCGGTCCTCAGCGAGAGGCGTCGATTCAGAACCGTAGGCGAGCTCGAGAGCAGCCTTGGTGAACTTGGGGACACCCGTGATGCCGGCGTACTCCTTGTCGAGGGTAGAGTCGACAATCTTCTTCTCGGCCTCCCTTACGGAGGGCAGGACGTAGGGCTTGCCCTTGTCATCACGGTACGCGCCAACACCTGCACCCGTCAGTCGCAGTTTGCCTGATGGCGTCTTGCCACGTTACTGACCAAGGTTGATCTTCTTGGGGTTGGAGTCGGCCTTGAAAGCTTCTGTGATGCCAAGAATGGCCTGGCAGTCGGCGGTGAGCTTTGTTCATCTGCTGTTGGTTCTGAGCCGGTACTTACATCCTGCGGGCCTGTTAGCATGACCAGAGCTCTTTCTTCAATGGACCCAATTGAATTGACTCACGGGAGGCCCCTGCGGCACGCTCGACCAGGCGGAGGCAGCGCGGGCGCCGGCCTTGACGGTGAACTGCTTGGCCGCAGCCTGACGCAGCGCGGTTCGTGATGTGGCGAGCATGGCGAATGTGACTGAGTGTGGATGTGGGTGGTGGATGGGGCAAACAAGGCAATTGTGAGGAAGGAGCAAGGGGGACGGAGCGCGATGGAGCAGCTGTGCACTAGCCGTTGCGGTGGCCTGAGAGTCTGAGAGACAGAGAGAGTCCGGGGTAGGGCGGTGCGAGCTACATCGGAGAGTAGGCCGTTGTAGCGGACAGCGATTTGCGGCGAGTGGCCCGAGCTTGCCTGAGCTCCCGCATCCCTGCCGTAAGTCCGACGCCAGCGATAATTTTCTGGACGCGAGAGCCATGGGGGTGCTGCGCGGGTAAGCTGTGGACATTGGCATTGACGTATCGACCATCGACCATCGACCATTGACCATCGACCATCGACCATTGACCCAACCCCAGCCTTGGACAGCTGTCGACCCACACGGACGACCCGTACGCCGCCATCTCCAGGGTCTGCCTGACTCAGCAACAAACTGCAAGCTGCAAACTGCAAGCTGCAACAGTCCACAACCGCAGACGGCGTGAAGcgctgcgactgcgactgcgactgtACCCAGCGCTCCTCTCAGTATGCGCCCTGCTCTGCGACAGACCAGGACGCTGCTGAACCACGACGCCCTGCAGGCCTCCATACCCGCCTTCctctgccctgccctgctgAGGAGCTCGACACCCACGCCTCGCCGCCGTGCACAGCCAGCACGAGCACGACCAGCTCAGGCAGCGCGCCCTTTCTCCACCGCCCTCGGACGGGCGCAACAGGAGGCTCCAGCTCCCCAGCTCCCGTGCACCGAGGCCGCCGAAAGCCAGCCCCCGAACGCGCCCTCGGAAAGCACTCGCCCAGAGAGGAGGTCGCTGCCCAGAGCCTGTCCAGGATGCGGTGCGCCCACGCAGCTGCTCGACAAAAAAGAGGCAGGGTACTACAACATCGATAGGAGCGCAGTGCGCGGCTATCTCCACTGGGACCCCGCCAAGGTCCAAGAAGCCACGCAAGCAGACAACGTCTACGCCCAAGCGCTGAGAGATGCCAATCCCGAGCTGCTGGAAGAGTTGGGTGTGCTCGATGcggccaccaccaccgaggCACTCTCGCCAGACACGCCCGTGTGCGACCGCTGCCACAACCTGATCCACCACAGCATAGGCACGCCCATCCACCATCCCACCGTCGACTCTATCCAGCAGACCATCGCCGAGTCGCCGCACCGTCGCAACCACATCTACCATGTCGTCGACGCCGCCGACTTCCCGCTGTCCATCATCCCCAACCTCCAGTCCTCACTCCGCATCCCCAAGCTGCGAACACAGAACCGTCGAGCGAAGCACAAGGGATGGGTAGCAAACGACCGCATCGCAGAAGTAAGCTTCATCATCACAAGAGCGGATCTTCTGGCGCCAAAGAAGGAGCAGGTAGACACGCTCATGCCCTACATAACCGAAGTGCTCCGCGATGCACTGGGCCGAGACAACAGCAAGGCGCGTCTGGGGAATGTAAGGCTCGTCAGCGCAAAGCGAGGATGGTGGACACGGCAAGTCAAAGACGATATTTGGGAGCGCGGCGGCGCAGGCTGGATGGTCGGCAAAGTCAACGTCGGCAAGTCCAACCTCTTCGAAGCCGTCTTCCCCAAAGGCCGCGGCGCCGATTACCAAGATGTGCGCAAGATTCGCAGTGCCGCAGAGCGTGAAGCTATGCTCAACGCTGCGCAATCCCTTGACGACCTGACAAAGGTACAAAAACAACTTGCAGACGAAGACGCCGAGGCCGAACGCCACAACAAGAAACCGAACCAACACGTCCATCAACCCCCCCGAGCCCTCGAGCGCGACCCCAAAGAAGAGGAGCACGAGGAAGAGGATCCAGATGCGCTACTGCCGCCGCCACAGCCATACACACCCTACCCTGTCCTCCCCATCGCCTCCTCCCTCCCTGGCACGACCGCCTCCCCAATCCGTATCCCCTTCGGTAACAATCGGGGCGAGCTGGTCGACCTCCCCGGTCTTGCACGAACAACGCCCGGGCTAGAAACTTTTGTCCAGCCTGCTCACCACCAAGACCTGATCATGACGAATCGCCTCAACGCTGAACGCTTCTCACTCAAACCAGGCCAGAGTCTGATCCTTGGCGGAGGGCTGATCAGAATTACACCTGTGACTGAGGATCTCATATTCCTAGTCCATCCCTTCGTGCCCATCCACGCACACATAACACGCACCGAAAAAGCGCAAGCCTACCAGACGCAGACCTCGGACCGGCAACTGCAAGTCCCTCCCATCCTCGCGCCCTCGGTTGGCGACAAGATGAACTCCGCAGGCCGATTTCAACTGCGCTGGGACGTCACCAAGAAGCTCGCCGGCCCGCTTACAAGCAGCGTGGCGGCGAAGATGAAACCCGAGAACCTCCCCTTCCGCATCTGGAGCACCGACATCCTGATCGAAGGCGTTGGGTGGGTGGAGATCAGTGCGCAGACCAGACGGCCCCAGGGTTGGAAGCCCGTGGggatgaagaagaaggaccCCAACCACGCGCGGCACGAGCGCGAGAAGAGCCTGCGCGAGGAGAGAGAGTACAAGGACCGCAAGTTCTCGGCCATTGCCAAAGCGGAGCGCGACGGCGACGATGTAGACGATGCGCTGAGTCGCGAGTTTGCCAAGGACGCTGCCAGCGCTGCAGACAACGGTGCTTCCGGCGACGAAATGGCCGAGTGGGAGGACGTGTACCCTGAGGTCGAGGTCTTCTCGCCGCATGGCAAGTTTGTCGGCGCCCGCAGGCCCATGTGCGCCAGTACTGTCATGGGGCCCAAGAGTGTGAGTAGCCGTGAGAGAGTGGCTAGGCCGCGCAGGAGCATGGTGAGCGTGAAGCGGCAGCGACGGCCGGCGGAGAGGTGAGGCGCTTCCACAACGTGTTGTACGATACGATATGCATGTAGTTCAGCATTGCAGGGCGtttttccttcttccttTTGGGGCAATTGTATATTGTAAGACTAGAAAACGCCAACTGTACACATATATCTATCACTTCATACACACGCAACTTCCAGTTGCTCGACACTGTGTGCGGGCTGGGTGGTATGCTAACGCCGTACGCCAGAAGGTCTCAatgcacacacacacacctCCTCCCACCTTGCTGATCACAGCCTGTCTGTCATGTCGTGTCATATCCAATGCTCACTCTGACCCCACTTGGCCGCTGGTTGATCATCGTGATGCAAGAACTTGCCCGTCTAACTGTAACCCTGGCGCTTCCTCTCCAGCACCTCGAAGAACGGCTGCTGCTCCTTGGCACATTCTCGCCCGTCCTTGTCGCAGCCGGGGAAATTGGCCACTAGATTGCCCTCCTTGTACTGCCCGTCCTGGGCATTCGGGCCCGAGACGTAGGCGTTAAGCAGGTTCTGCGGGACCATGGCGAGCTTGGCGAGAATGGTGCCGTGCCATCTAGAGGGTCGTTAGTTTGATATTCCTCTTCAACAAGTTTTGTCAAGCCAAAATAGAAcaggaaagaagaaaaaCGTACTGCACAATGTGCTCCAGTGCGTGGCTCTCGGCTTTCTGGAAGTTGTAGCTTCGATAGATGGGGTCGAACCAGCTGTCCAGGAAGAACTTGGCCCACTCGCCGTTGCGCACGACGAAGCTGCTCGGCGCAAGACCCTCCTTGTCCTGCGCAATCACAAAGTCTATCCTGTCGCCCTTCAGGTTGCCGAACGTCTTGATGACGCTGTCGGGCGGCACAACGGGCGCGTTGGTGATCATGTGTTTCTCGAGCTTCGCAGGCGAGAGGAGGTGGGCTTGGAGGTCGATCTCGGGCGCCATGATCAGCGCGCTGCTGTCGAGGTACCAGAAGAACGTGGACCCGGGGTGGAGGGTCATGGCGTGGCGGAGGGCGGGGACGCGGGACCATGTTTGAGGCGCATTGTTGAGGGGGTACTGGGTCGTGGTGGGGAAGTGCGTCAGGTAGCCTTTGGGTGTGTCAGTATCTCTCGGCCACG
Above is a genomic segment from Ascochyta rabiei chromosome 10, complete sequence containing:
- a CDS encoding Mitochondrial ribosome small subunit biogenesis protein — its product is MRPALRQTRTLLNHDALQASIPAFLCPALLRSSTPTPRRRAQPARARPAQAARPFSTALGRAQQEAPAPQLPCTEAAESQPPNAPSESTRPERRSLPRACPGCGAPTQLLDKKEAGYYNIDRSAVRGYLHWDPAKVQEATQADNVYAQALRDANPELLEELGVLDAATTTEALSPDTPVCDRCHNLIHHSIGTPIHHPTVDSIQQTIAESPHRRNHIYHVVDAADFPLSIIPNLQSSLRIPKLRTQNRRAKHKGWVANDRIAEVSFIITRADLLAPKKEQVDTLMPYITEVLRDALGRDNSKARLGNVRLVSAKRGWWTRQVKDDIWERGGAGWMVGKVNVGKSNLFEAVFPKGRGADYQDVRKIRSAAEREAMLNAAQSLDDLTKVQKQLADEDAEAERHNKKPNQHVHQPPRALERDPKEEEHEEEDPDALLPPPQPYTPYPVLPIASSLPGTTASPIRIPFGNNRGELVDLPGLARTTPGLETFVQPAHHQDLIMTNRLNAERFSLKPGQSLILGGGLIRITPVTEDLIFLVHPFVPIHAHITRTEKAQAYQTQTSDRQLQVPPILAPSVGDKMNSAGRFQLRWDVTKKLAGPLTSSVAAKMKPENLPFRIWSTDILIEGVGWVEISAQTRRPQGWKPVGMKKKDPNHARHEREKSLREEREYKDRKFSAIAKAERDGDDVDDALSREFAKDAASAADNGASGDEMAEWEDVYPEVEVFSPHGKFVGARRPMCASTVMGPKSVSSRERVARPRRSMVSVKRQRRPAER
- a CDS encoding putative alpha-1,6-mannosyltransferase mnn11; its protein translation is MHFAMPPRKTSRPPPYATRNNQNASFIPPAFKNLLRSRSRVIVGAVLGFLTLLWLLGIGGSSRSTPLANIPKVAVGSGAPVVIVTVLDPQANPAWVQKIKANREDYAKKHGYLTHFPTTTQYPLNNAPQTWSRVPALRHAMTLHPGSTFFWYLDSSALIMAPEIDLQAHLLSPAKLEKHMITNAPVVPPDSVIKTFGNLKGDRIDFVIAQDKEGLAPSSFVVRNGEWAKFFLDSWFDPIYRSYNFQKAESHALEHIVQWHGTILAKLAMVPQNLLNAYVSGPNAQDGQYKEGNLVANFPGCDKDGRECAKEQQPFFEVLERKRQGYS
- a CDS encoding Aspartate transaminase gives rise to the protein MLATSRTALRQAAAKQFTVKAGARAASAWSSVPQGPPAILGITEAFKADSNPKKINLGVGAYRDDKGKPYVLPSVREAEKKIVDSTLDKEYAGITGVPKFTKAALELAYGSESTPLAEDRVAVTQTISGTGALRIGGAFLERHYPHAKSIYIPTPSWANHAAVFKDSGLKVEKYRYYNKDTIGLDFDGMVADIKAMPKNSIVLLHACAHNPTGVDPTEEQWLKIAEAVKEGDHYPFFDMAYQGFASGDTNKDAFALRHFIKEGLRPCLAQSFAKNMGLYGERVGAFSIVCESAEEKKRVDSQIKILVRPLYSNPPVHGARIASEILNNSSLNQQWLGEVKGMADRIITMRALLKENLEKLGSKHDWSHITSQIGMFAYTGLTAEQMDQLAKEHSVYATKDGRISVAGITSENVGRLAEAIYKVKG